Proteins from one Fragaria vesca subsp. vesca linkage group LG6, FraVesHawaii_1.0, whole genome shotgun sequence genomic window:
- the LOC101303049 gene encoding UDP-glycosyltransferase 85A1-like, with protein sequence MDSIKPHAVFIPVPAQSHIKAMLKLAKILHHRGFHITFVNTEFNHKRFLKSLGPNSLDGLPDFRFEAIPDGLPESDEDATQDVALLCDCINKNFLATFCALIMKLNNSTNPPVSCIVSDGFMSTFTITAAEEFGVPVALFYTIAACSLMGFTQYPSLIDKGLAPLKDESCFTNGFLDTVIDWIPGMKDIRLRDLPSFFRTTNPDDIIFNYFIEATGPRIQKASAIVLHTFDALEQNVLDALSSRLPLVYAIGPIQLLLNQIPQNPLTSMGYSLWKEEPECLEWLKNRAPNSVIYVNFGSVAVLTPKQLVEFGWGLANSKFPFFWVIRPDLVVGESAILPPEFVAEIKDRGLLAHWCPQEQVLNHPSVGGFLTHSGWNSTIESLTAGVPMLCWPFFGDQQTDCHFSCKEWGVGMEISNDVKRDEVEKLVKELMEGEKGKKMKNKALNWKELAQEATAPHGTSSRNLDTLVNQVLLRKSQM encoded by the exons ATGGACAGTATTAAGCCTCATGCTGTGTTTATTCCAGTTCCAGCTCAAAGCCATATAAAGGCAATGCTTAAACTAGCGAAAATCCTCCATCATAGAGGCTTTCACATTACCTTTGTCAACACAGAGTTCAATCACAAGCGATTTCTTAAGTCTCTAGGACCCAACTCCCTTGACGGCTTGCCTGATTTTCGGTTCGAAGCCATTCCAGATGGGCTTCCAGAATCGGATGAAGATGCCACCCAAGATGTCGCTTTGCTTTGTGACTGTATCAACAAAAATTTCCTAGCTACTTTTTGTGCCCTTATTATGAAACTGAACAATAGTACTAATCCTCCTGTGAGTTGTATAGTTTCAGATGGTTTTATGTCGACATTCACCATCACAGCTGCTGAAGAATTTGGAGTTCCAGTAGCATTGTTCTACACCATTGCTGCTTGCAGCTTGATGGGGTTTACACAATATCCCAGTTTGATCGACAAAGGACTTGCACCACTTAAAG ATGAGAGCTGCTTCACCAATGGGTTTTTAGACACGGTAATAGACTGGATTCCAGGAATGAAAGATATTCGTTTAAGGGATCTACCATCCTTCTTTCGAACAACAAATCCCGACGACATCATTTTTAACTACTTCATCGAAGCAACAGGCCCAAGAATTCAGAAGGCTTCAGCTATTGTTCTCCATACATTTGATGCATTGGAACAAAATGTTTTGGATGCTCTCTCATCTAGGCTTCCACTTGTTTATGCCATTGGACCTATCCAATTACTTCTGAATCAGATACCGCAAAACCCTCTGACTTCTATGGGTTACAGTCTATGGAAAGAAGAACCTGAGTGCCTTGAATGGCTGAAGAACAGGGCACCAAATTCAGTGATTTATGTGAATTTTGGTAGCGTAGCGGTCTTGACACCAAAACAGCTAGTAGAGTTTGGTTGGGGACTTGCAAACAGCAAGTTTCCTTTCTTCTGGGTGATAAGACCTGATCTGGTTGTTGGCGAGTCGGCAATTTTGCCACCTGAATTTGTAGCTGAGATCAAAGATAGAGGGCTGCTAGCACATTGGTGCCCACAAGAGCAAGTACTCAACCATCCATCCGTTGGAGGGTTTCTAACACACAGTGGCTGGAACTCAACCATTGAGAGTTTGACGGCCGGAGTGCCTATGTTGTGTTGGCCATTCTTTGGTGACCAGCAAACAGATTGTCACTTCAGTTGCAAGGAATGGGGTGTTGGCATGGAGATCAGTAACGATGTCAAGAGAGACGAAGTAGAGAAGCTTGTGAAAGAGTTAATGGAGGGAGAGAAGGGCAAGAAAATGAAAAACAAGGCCTTGAATTGGAAAGAACTTGCTCAAGAAGCCACTGCTCCCCATGGCACTTCATCCAGAAACTTGGACACTTTAGTGAATCAAGTGCTACTAAGGAAAAGCCAGATGTAA
- the LOC101308492 gene encoding UDP-glycosyltransferase 85A2-like gives MSSKEVAKKPHAVCIALPFQSHIKAMLKLAKLLHHRGFHITFVNTEFNHKRFLKSLGPNSLDGLPDFQFNLIPDGLPVSDEDATQDLSLLGESIMKNFLAPFRELVMKLNDNVTAATSTNIVSNPPVTCIASDGLMLFATKVAEELGIPIALLFPFAACAFMGYKQYPALVEKGLAPLKDESCLTNGFLDKLIDWIPGMKGIRLKDLPTEFRTTNPSDLIFNGIIDVMENLHRAAAIVLHTFDALEPDVLDALSSTTSMLPPVYAIGPLQLLLNHIPEDPLKPIGYSLWKEDTECLEWLNSKAPNSVVYVNFGSIVVLTPQQLVEFGWGLAKTKLPFLWVIRPDLVVGESAVLPPEFVAETKERGLIASWCPQEQVLNHPSVGGFLTHSGWNSTIESLCAGVPMLSLPFFAEQQTNCYYTCRKWGIGMEINNDVKRDEVQKLVKELMEREKGKEMRNKVMEWNKLAEEATAPHGSSSKNLDKLVKRLQACI, from the exons ATGAGTTCCAAAGAAGTAGCTAAAAAGCCTCATGCAGTATGCATTGCTCTACCATTTCAAAGCCACATAAAGGCAATGCTCAAACTAGCAAAACTCCTCCACCACAGAG GTTTTCACATAACCTTTGTCAACACAGAGTTCAATCACAAACGCTTTCTCAAATCTCTAGGACCAAACTCTTTAGATGGCTTGCCTGACTTTCAGTTCAACTTGATTCCAGATGGTCTTCCAGTTTCAGATGAGGATGCCACCCAAGACCTCAGTTTGCTTGGTGAATCCATCATGAAAAATTTCCTAGCCCCATTTCGTGAACTCGTCATGAAACTCAATGACAATGTCACTGCAGCAACTTCCACCAATATAGTTAGTAATCCTCCAGTGACTTGCATTGCTTCTGATGGTCTCATGCTGTTTGCAACCAAAGTTGCTGAAGAACTTGGAATCCCTATTGCACTGTTGTTTCCTTTTGCAGCATGCGCCTTCATGGGCTATAAACAATATCCTGCTTTGGTTGAAAAAGGTCTTGCACCACTCAAAG ATGAGAGCTGTTTGACAAATGGGTTTCTGGACAAGCTAATTGATTGGATTCCAGGAATGAAAGGTATCCGCTTAAAGGATCTACCAACCGAGTTTCGAACAACGAATCCCAGTGACCTCATTTTCAATGGCATTATTGATGTAATGGAGAATCTTCATAGAGCTGCAGCAATTGTTCTTCACACATTTGATGCATTGGAACCAGATGTTTTGGATGCTCTCTCTAGCACTACATCTATGCTCCCACCAGTTTATGCCATTGGCCCTCTCCAATTACTTCTCAATCATATACCAGAAGACCCTTTGAAGCCTATTGGATACAGCCTATGGAAAGAGGACACAGAGTGCCTAGAATGGCTAAACAGTAAGGCACCAAACTCAGTTGTATATGTCAACTTTGGAAGCATAGTGGTCTTGACACCGCAACAGCTTGTGGAGTTTGGTTGGGGACTTGCGAAAACCAAGCTTCCATTCTTGTGGGTAATAAGACCTGATTTGGTAGTTGGTGAGTCAGCAGTTTTACCACCAGAGTTTGTAGCTGAAACGAAAGAGAGAGGTCTAATAGCAAGCTGGTGCCCACAAGAACAAGTCCTTAACCACCCATCAGTTGGAGGGTTCTTAACACACAGCGGTTGGAACTCAACCATTGAGAGTTTGTGTGCAGGAGTGCCTATGCTATCTTTGCCATTCTTTGCAGAGCAGCAAACAAATTGTTACTATACTTGCAGGAAATGGGGCATCGGCATGGAGATCAACAATGATGTCAAGAGAGATGAAGTGCAGAAGCTTGTAAAGGAGTTGATGGAAAGAGAGAAGGGTAAAGAAATGAGAAACAAGGTCATGGAATGGAATAAGCTAGCAGAAGAAGCCACTGCTCCACATGGTTCCTCATCCAAAAACTTGGACAAGTTAGTGAAACGGTTGCAAGCTTGCATATAA
- the LOC101303344 gene encoding UDP-glycosyltransferase 85A3-like has translation MGSEQVTNKPHVVCVTLPFQSHIKAMLKLAKLLHHRGFHITFVNTEFNHKRFLKTLGPNSLDGLPDFRFETIPDGLPSSDEDASQDVGLLCESIRKNFLAPFHGLLTKLKDLASTSDISPPVTHIVSDGWNAYVLKAAEKHQIPVTLFFTMSASSIMAYAHFPTLREKGLAPLKDESCLTNGYLDKVIDWIPAMKDIRLRDLPTNFQVTDPDDSVWNFVLEAFEGLGKAEAVVLHTFDALEPDVIEALSSMLRPRVYVIGPLQSLLNHIPTHPLDPIGYSLWKEETECLQWLNSKAPNSVVYVNFGSIMVMTSKQLIEFAWGLANTKLPFFWVIRPDLVAGESAILPPEFVAETKERGLIASWCPQEQVLNHPAVGGFLTHSGWNSVIESVNAGVPMICWPFFSDQQTNTWSACNKWGIGVEIMSNDVKRDEIEKLVKEVMEGEKGKKLRNKAMEWKKLAEEATGPHGSSATNLDNLVNQLLP, from the exons ATGGGTTCCGAGCAAGTAACTAACAAGCCTCATGTTGTTTGTGTTACACTCCCATTTCAAAGCCATATAAAGGCAATGCTCAAGCTAGCAAAACTACTCCACCACCGAGGTTTCCATATAACCTTTGTCAACACAGAGTTCAACCACAAACGGTTTCTCAAAACTCTCGGACCCAACTCCCTCGACGGCTTGCCTGATTTCCGGTTTGAAACCATTCCAGATGGCCTTCCCAGCTCGGATGAAGATGCGTCGCAAGACGTCGGTTTGCTTTGCGAGTCGATAAGGAAGAATTTCTTGGCTCCTTTTCATGGCCTCCTCACAAAGCTCAAGGACTTGGCAAGTACGTCTGATATTTCTCCTCCGGTGACTCACATCGTTTCAGATGGTTGGAATGCCTATGTTCTTAAAGCAGCAGAAAAACATCAAATACCTGTCACACTCTTCTTTACTATGAGTGCAAGCAGCATCATGGCGTATGCACACTTCCCCACTTTGAGGGAAAAAGGACTAGCACCACTCAAAG ATGAGAGCTGTTTGACAAACGGGTATTTGGACAAGGTCATAGATTGGATTCCAGCAATGAAAGATATCCGGCTAAGGGATCTCCCGACGAATTTTCAAGTCACAGATCCAGATGACAGCGTCTGGAACTTCGTCCTTGAAGCATTTGAAGGACTTGGGAAAGCTGAAGCCGTTGTCCTTCATACATTCGATGCGTTGGAGCCAGACGTTATCGAAGCTCTCTCATCTATGCTTCGTCCTCGTGTTTATGTCATTGGCCCTCTCCAATCACTCCTAAATCACATACCAACACACCCTTTGGACCCTATTGGATACAGTCTATGGAAAGAAGAAACTGAATGCCTCCAGTGGCTCAACTCCAAGGCGCCAAATTCAGTTGTGTATGTCAACTTTGGCAGTATAATGGTCATGACATCAAAACAACTTATAGAGTTTGCTTGGGGACTTGCAAATACCAAGCTTCCCTTCTTTTGGGTGATTAGACCCGATTTGGTTGCCGGTGAATCAGCGATTTTGCCACCGGAGTTTGTAGCTGAAACCAAGGAAAGAGGTCTAATAGCGAGTTGGTGCCCACAAGAGCAAGTGCTTAACCACCCGGCCGTCGGAGGGTTTCTAACACACAGCGGTTGGAATTCCGTGATTGAGAGTGTCAATGCAGGAGTGCCAATGATCTGTTGGCCATTCTTCTCGGACCAACAAACGAATACTTGGTCTGCTTGCAACAAATGGGGCATTGGCGTCGAGATCATGAGTAATGATGTGAAGAGAGACGAAATAGAGAAGCTTGTTAAGGAGGTGATGGAAGGAGAGAAGGGTAAGAAATTGAGAAACAAGGCCATGGAGTGGAAGAAACTTGCTGAAGAAGCCACCGGTCCACATGGTTCTTCGGCCACAAACTTGGACAACTTAGTGAATCAACTACTACCATGA